A stretch of DNA from Montipora foliosa isolate CH-2021 chromosome 4, ASM3666993v2, whole genome shotgun sequence:
CAATATTTGTCTGTATGTCAGGCACTTGTTTTCGATCTGTTTGGTGTCATCCTAAATTCCTTTTCTGAAACTTTTCTTTTGCTCAACCCTCTCGGCTGAAACTTTCAATTgtaatttaaattcaaagaaaaagtcACAGTTTCATAAGCTTGGCTATTTTAGTCCTAGAAAACacgttaaagtgcccctgtgatttttcttcagatttttcaTAGATAGCTGCCTAATTTCCTTAGCCCTTATGGTTGTTATAGGCAGCTAAtaccttatttttcagtttcaaaaatcaatgtattacttttttgtttcctgttggtataaataaataaatgttgttgttgttgttgttgttgttgttgttgttgttgttgttgtttgaaagtgtgtttgcttaccACCTGTCTGGCAAAATTTGGAGCTTTGgttttttatccaaaggccgtttactttgagtgtaagttttggatttcacggtccgccattactcacgttcaatactgaccgattggacctcagagggttgaagCTTGAAAAAGTGACGttaaaggctcactagcttaaaatttcattgtgtgaatgcagcttatgatatatgcaaaacgcgagtttaaaagtctgaacgCGTAAAAttaaactcccgtgctgcatattaattctgcgtcgtacacacgcattgcattcttaaactagtgagcctttgatgtcattttctcctctatccagttctctcaagatcttaaagttagtaatggcggaccattaaataggaaaattccagttaaaataaacaagtgtatAAAGATTCAAGTCTTGCACCGCCTTATCTTCACTAATGCAGTCTGTCTCATAAAATGGTAATCACCAACATCGACCAGGGTCCCAAAGGGGTTTAGGGCTCCACGGCTCCGGGCCTAAAAAACCGGGGCCCCAGGGCTCCATAGCAGCTACTTTTAGGGCTCTGGGCTCCACAGCTAGAAACGACAGGGCTCCAGGGCTCCAGGGCTCCAGggacccccccctccccccccctccccccctccccccctttgGGACCCTGATCAACGCCGAGTTGCAGCTGACTCGTCCCCAGTCGTCTCTCGTGTATTAGCCAGTGGCGCGCACGTGGGTGATGGGAATGGAGAAGACAAGGAGACGTCGTCTCTCTCCCTCGCATTCCCCCTTCCCATCATTCCCCGTGCGTGCCACTAGTAAATTAATACAAGAGAGACGACTGGGGACGAGTCAGGGGTTGCAGTGTGTCGGACTAGGAACTAGACATAAATTCGGAATAGCGGCCTTAAAGTGTGCTTGGTCAAGATGTTTTGGAGTATAGTatgctctcttttcttttttttttgttactccTCTTGTCTTATCCTTCCCTGAATGTAATGAGGGGTATATGGTCATTTTGCAACAGCTCAGCTTTATCATATTTTATGTTTGTCAAACAATGCCGGGAATGCCTAATTAACACCAGAATGAAAGAAAACCCAAAAGTTAGGGCTAATAAATGGCGTTTCATTGTATTTGAGTAATTAAATTGAATTGTATTTTCAGTTTTAagatatctatatatatatataattccAATAATAAGGTAATTCTGTTTTTAGTATAGCTTAACATTTATGTAAACATGCTCTGAAAAGAGCTTTTCCCTGAAGATTAAATAAATGTATAATTTCTCAGTCACTATCTGTATTTTCGTTGTCATTTCCTGAGACCGGTATCGTGGAATATTTCAGTACGTCACTGCTGTTGCCACTGCACCTTGGTATACACTGAATGGTTAGAGAAAGTTTTTGAAATTCTTTAAAGAAGGAAAATGCGAAGACGCCAAAGCACGATACTGCCATCCACTGCGACAAATTCCCTACGATTTGTAACGACGAGTGGCGAACTGGATCGGTATAGATCAAACCGCCACAGGTAAAGACTAGAAAGCTACTTAATGTGAGAAGACTCGTAATGACCAAGCGCGAAATGAAGACAGGTCTGACGTCACTGTTGAACTTAGTCAGCTGATAGGTGGCAATAGTCTGGGTCCAACAATATGCAGCACCGCTGACCAAGACAATCATGGCTCCGATCAGGTGTACAATCTGCGTGGCGTTATCAGCCTGAGAAAGGAAAGgatattttttcaaaattgaggtTAATAAAGagtactttttgttgtttttaaaaacgcacgcaactctgggttttttttgtttgcgttttcatggaaaataatccttttcggattttgcgcttttttttgacgctgaagaatccattgatccgagatcagaaatccgtttttggattttcccccAAAAACGCACCCTTAGATAAGCTCGGACATCTGTGTGCCCATTGAAATGTTCTGAATGGCTCAGGCTAGAAGAATGCAGCTGGTTTTAGTTTTCCAGTGAATAAATTACTGCGTTTtccattctttgattttgtttaaatatcacTGTTAAGTTTTAAACTTCAGTTTAAACGACTGCACTCCTTAACTTGGATATTGAGTATCAAAATGCGGACCTTTGGGGCCTGTGAGGGGGGTGCGAACGCACCCCGTGCACCCCCCCCGGGTTACGGGCCTGGGATGGGAAACACAAACTTGTTGAACAACTGTTCTTTTCCTTTGGGGCTCGATAATCGAACTGTGTTTGGTTAAGTAAGGGTCGTTTACTTTCAAGTCAGTGTACAGGTTTTCTTACAAATCACATGCTTGGTAGTCGTAAAATGTGTTATGAAACGTTTATCGcaatcattatcattaattaaCCGGTTGTAAAGATAAGCGACCCCTTTGGCAATCATGCAAGTATAATGTAATCGTGGATGCCTCTAATCGAGACACACAGCTATATGAACGATAGAAGTTTTGTTTAATGAAGCTTTATTTCGGTCTCATGATTGTGAAAAGTCTGTGAATACGGTCTGTTACGTGTCAGCGAATCGACTTCAGTGTAGACGATTACGATAGAGGCAATTAAACCAGAGATCGCTTCCAGCAATTCTACTTTTCAATAAAACCTGTATCTAGAAATGCAAAACTCCATAAAAATcaactttaattttcatttgtGATTTAcacgaaaaacgaaaaatactCAAGCTTTTTCTTCGATCTCTCTTGAGTTTATAAAACCTGAAACGAGTGTTACTTTTTTACTGGACTTTTTTAGCATTTCTCTCGGATGTTTCTGAAGTCAATTTTCTCAAGTTATcgctttatttctctttttacgAAAAAGTCTGGAAACTGGATCTAGAAATGCAAAACTCCATAAAAATcaactttaattttcatttgtGATTTAcacgaaaaacgaaaaatactCAAGCTTTTTCTTCGATCTCACTTGAGTTTATAAAACCTGAAACGAGTGTTACTTTTTTACAGATAAACTGGACTTTTTTAGCATTTCTCTCGGATATTCCTGAAGTCAATTTTCTCAAGTTATCGCTTTATTTCGCTTTTTACGAAAAGTCAGTGACGAGAAATTTCTCCGCTATTTTCAGCTTTTGCCTGTTTCAGTCAAAATAGACATGAAAATGTCGACTTTGGGCCGGACGCATTGggcaaatttttatttattttacgaAAAAATCTGTCACCAGTTCCCTGAGACAAGTGCGCCCGGTGATTTTTAGTTCTACCAAATCTTGTCAAGgtttaccaaacttcaaagacGCCGTCGTCCTGCCTCGGAGCAGGACAATTTTTTGTCAGGCGTGAAATCTGACAGATTTGTTAATTTACACGCCATGATTTGAAGGAAAACGTCAATCAAGAAAATATGATCTCTATTTTTAGTCGGACTATTTCAGTCCGCCTTctaccccgggggggggggggggggtactcccttaaaTGGGCTAtatcaagagattataaaggtaagagaagtaatccctcatactggccctattcccatcgtaatccctcttaggttatttttaggtgATATCAATTTTCGCacggataatgttaccgcgcgcgttatGTGGAAGTTTCAtggaggagggaaagtgcaacaaattctgtacgatgccactctccgttttcaaaattgagtttcatggcctgataaaattcgttgtctgcaagatacaggtttcaaacatacatccttggaattgcttaactaCCTAGTTTGCAGtaataccaatttgaagaatttccaatctatcaaaccgtgttaaataattttgacatatgcagatatgtttaccttggttgcattgcgttacttgtccattttagtgcgcactttctcatcgtctacaaaattctgtcgcttacaaaactcgtctttgtcaagatacagtttgcaatcatatatcatggaaatcggttaactgtataattcactctgataccaattttacgattgtctagTGAAGGAAACcctgttaaataattttgtaaaagggagctatattttacgcgtgcgttgcaaattgacttcaatccgatcttacgtCTTTAAAAAACGGTCAattaaaattttcctgtcatgtgtagtactgtttgaaagcgttagctgtcttctttatgaatatcatagaattaagtcaccatagtttaagtccgctaagaaaatcaagaacgcgttgaccaagtcaggaatatgttacatgtgactgtagtccgcgatatttcattgtgtacaaaattctgtcgcctataaaactcgttactttcaagatacaagatgcaaagatatatcattcaaatcgcttaactgtgttgtttacagtgacactgtccaatgtacgaaaccgagtttaataattttgaaagatgcaagatgcatattttaatcccgagaagaaaatcaagaacgcgttaaccaagtcagcgatatattacttgatgactgtagtctgcgaattgccaatgtttacaaaattcctttcaagatacaggtttcaaacatctataactgaaatcacttaattgtctagttttcaatggccgtttttatactagagacgcataatccgtccagacgaattatgcgtctctcatgttatccgtctagtgtaaagacgggacgaactatatgagacgcataattcgtcttggacgaacttgggcaaacattttttctgcgtctgttaaattcgtctagtataaagacgggcactagacgcataatgcgtctggacgaactttccagtttagtacgtcttcgaagacgcactaaaatagattcttcgtccagacgcataatacGTCTTgcggccgtctttatactagacgaatttaacagacgcataaaaaatgtttgcccaagttcgtcccagacgaattatgcgtctctagtataaaaacggccaatgataccacattcaaggttgtgccatatacgaaaccgtgttaaatctctttttaaggagacagctatatttaacatacgtgctgctttgcaaattcacttgaatccgataacacgggttcaaaactttttatcggacgcttgattcaagttttcctttcatgtttgtactgttgtagagctctatctgcCTACTCTATCACCGTATCAGAATTAAGTCAACATCTTTTAATCTCGCAACGaaaaccgagaatgcgtttattaaagtcagagagatcgtacttatcaactatagtcttccatttgccattctgtacaaaatcctgtcggttacataactcgttccttccaagatacaggtttcaaaacataagtcattgtaatcggttaactctgtagtcaacaagtcacgttcgtccacaaaatgtatatatacGATTGCctctcaacatcctccgccatttttgtttgatggtaaatcgcgaacgacgcgaatcattgcgtgggaattcgctcagctgtcaacattggtaaaaatgaggacatgtgattggctatcagttaaccctcgtgggaataccggatctcgcaggagatctaaaaataacttaagagggattacgatgggaatagggccagtatgagagattacttctcttaccttcataatctcttggctatataggtatgtgcggccccaaaggatAGGGTTTTTCAGTCgctttggtcataaatagggtatcaattttggccaattttccgccattttggtcataaatagggtatcgatttttgcactctagtcttgaattcgtattttatttagaagctacttctttatcatgtaacctacctaataaaagcagataaacatcgcctttaacattggtctgaactagggaaataattataacgcaggtctgcaccagggtattgatttaagggtcaggtcataaatagggtatcaaatttttggtcaggtcataaatagggtacagaaaatcgcagattttggtcataaattgggtaagggttttgggaagcgggccgcacacccctacccaatttttctgggagtaccccccccccccccgggccttCTATGGACAAATCTGCTGTGGTACTCTAGAACCAGTTGCAGTCGAACAAGGTGAAGCCTCCACTGGCATATTAGAAGTAGCAACTGCCTCTGCTGGAGTTGAACGaattcaaggaaaaaaaaaaatagaatacaagCAATAATATGCCGAGGGAACATATTCGATCGAAGCGGTTAAAGATCACCATAAGCCCATGACTCCTGAGATCTCATGTAACCTTTCCGGCGAACAGCGCGCAAGCGATGGTGTTTATTTTCGTGTGATTGACACTTGTGGTTAACAAATATTTTGCTGTGTCTCAGTGCGCCCACGTTTGACAAATTGACAATTTTGGCAGAGACAAATTTTGTCGAGATTTTTGGAAGggccaaacaaattttgtcagtccAGTGCGTCCGGACCCTTTTTTCCGTTTTCTCTGTTTGACCTCCTCGATTGAGGAGCGCGGTATTAAGTGCTTGGACATTTTTGCGCCATTTGTCTACGTAATCTGCATTTAAATTTGGCGCCTTTTACTTTGTGGACGCTATAAGGACTGAGTCAAGTACAGTAAAAGTACAGCAAAATTTTATGAGATCAGCAACTTATTTAAGCAAAACTTTCCAGAAGTTAGAAGAGCTAGGCTTATCGGAAAGAAACTTGCGTTTAAGAGGGTGTTCATGTGTATGTAGTGCCGGTCCATGCATCTGGATTAAGAGACAGATGGCATTGAAGTACTCAAGCACAAGAAGTAAATGATTTGGTAAttgaaaaaggcaaaaaaatcaTCCTCCAAAAAACGAAGAACAACCAACTAACGAAGTACACTACCTCGATTTTCACCTGTACCCTACTGAGAATCGGTGAATCTTTGTTTCCATTTTGCCTCATTAGAATAAGTCTATCGTTTCCTAATCAGTCAGTAGAGATCATTAtagcgcttttgccacccaaaaatttatctgctttttcaactggctcgttatcaatgCTAGAAGGCattaaaattggagatttaacaaatttaaacaagtttttttaccttctgaagtcaatttgtaagtAGTATGATGCAAATTCGTATGTTATTGAAGCAAATTAAActgtaaacaatgacgtcagtaAAGAATCCCCTTTTAACCGGAAGTCGTCG
This window harbors:
- the LOC137999632 gene encoding DNA damage-regulated autophagy modulator protein 2-like; the encoded protein is MDRLGNMETKRGCVNPGLGSWLILWLFIGTVCLSLSYFMARSAGHVSPIVPALSSAISKNPEGAIFSELFNFISMLTLVIIAIRFFQVKMINRQVDGGETSHLSQINYLGIVFGLVSALGASLVANFRSLEADNATQIVHLIGAMIVLVSGAAYCWTQTIATYQLTKFNSDVRPVFISRLVITSLLTLSSFLVFTCGGLIYTDPVRHSSLQIVGNLSQWMAVSCFGVFAFSFFKEFQKLSLTIQCIPRCSGNSSDVLKYSTIPVSGNDNENTDSD